cctgctgaacacacagacacacagaggtgctgcggatGGGGaattcagctcgcgactgtatattgcttACAATTGCTTATTGCTTTGGAGGTGTCACGTAGGCGGGACGGTGCCAGGAGTTCAGCGCAAaaccagcccacatttcggttattgTGTCATAAcgaaagcaaatctggatcagctcgtttgtactcccgtttttagagatgtgggtaaggacgaaaagagagagggttgtattttctgacactttgtgagtctactgacacaccagggacacatatttatgtataaaagacagcaaaaagtgcattttgcataataggggaccttttaaaTTTGCAAAACAAGATGTTTTATGACTTGTTGTGGATAAGAAcctcactttttaaaacataacgGCTGTTACTTGAGAAAAAAATTAGCTGATTAATCTGTTAAATGTTCAGCAGGGTTACTTGGCTATGGCAAATATTGCTATAATTTTTAAGTTGGTCATAATTTGGATCACAAAACCCAAAAAGTGGATTATCTTGGTCTCTCTTTCCATCATCCTGGTTTGAGCTGAACTGAGAGCCATGTCTGACAGTGAGGGCCTCTAGGGAGTGTCTCTCACAGGACAAGGGGCCCCTTCCTTCCCTGCAGGGCAGGAGGGCACAGTGAGTCTGTGGCCCTGGGAAGCGGGCAAGGGGTGGGAGGAAAAAATGGTTGGCTGGGGCCACATGCCACCTGTCTAATTGAAGCTGAGGTTTTACTTAATATTTCAGCTATTGTTGTAATTGTTATCAGGCACAACCgttcttactgtgtgtgtggggtccTGATTTTATCCCCAATAATAACACAGCCCAGAGAGTAATATCACACTCATAACAAGGcctaaaaaaaatctaactccaaaaaatgttctttgtggTATGTTGTTTGATCACGTCAGATGTCAAAATTGTTTGTAGCTGCTCCAAACAGCCTCGATCAGAAAGCGGGGTGAAAACCCGTCCATTATAGAGACTGGCAAGAAGACACAGTGAACCGTTTAAACATGGAAAACTGACACTGTTATTTGAATCTATATTGTTTCACTTGGTTGTACATGAAAGAAGCTGGACTGACCAAACACAATGAATGTTTCCAAATATGCtaattttggcttttttttcgCCTCTCCCCAGAGAGTCCAGTGAGGAGTGCAATGGGATCAGCGGTGCTCTGTCAGTGGAGTCTGTGCCGGGGCCAAGACTGAACTGGTGTCCTGCCAACACCACTACCCCTGCCcctgcagctccagctcctgctcGGGGGACTGAGCCCGCGCCCAACCCTGTCAGAATGGGAGACGGCCTGGATGCAGCGCAGATGTCGGGCAGcaacagcagtagcagcagcggCCAGGGGCAGGCCCAGCAAATGggcaaccccccacccccagagTACATCAATCCCAACAGGCCAAAGCGCCAGACTAATCAGCTGCAGTACCTGCTCAAGGTGGTGGTGAAGGCCCTGTGGAAACACCAGTTTGCCTGGCCCTTTCATATACCCGTGGATGCGATCAAACTCAACCTGCCTGTGAGTACCAGCTTTGCCACCTGCCTTCCAACTTTCATCAGGGCGTCACTGAGGCACACTCATACTGAAAGCAAAAGTTGCTCGACTCAAATTATTTTTCCttattaagagaccacttcagcattatcagtttctccggttctactttttataggtttgtctttaagtttaattaaaaaaaaaaaaaaaattgtgcgtattctataaactactgaccacatttctctgtgttggaattcaacagacactggcctggctgccatacatgtagagattgaggtttaagaaacatttggagtggtctctacATTTTGTTACGGAGCTGTTTTTGACTctgatctttattttttataaaagtgtGAACAGCACGAGGAATCTGATCTTTTCTGATTTGGGCTCTTAAACATGTGTTAGTAAACGTGTGGGAGaaagtgtgggagagagagtcgcCAACCGCATGCTTTAAAATGATCTTACAAGCTTTATCATAATCCTAATATTTGTGATATCTTTGTTGACAAAGACAGCAGTGGATTTCTACTGAAATCTCGGCAGGTTCATGGTGTCTCAATTGCATCGCTGACTCACTTTTATGCCACCTTTTTCAGGACTACTACACAATAATCAAGATTCCTATGGACATGGGAACAATCAAGAGAAGGCTTGAGAACAGTTACTACTGGAATGCCCAAGAATGTATCCAAGACTTCAACACAATGTTTACCAACTGCTACATATACAACAAGGTGACGTATTCGTGCGCTGGAGCTCTTGTTAACATAAAGTCcaaaaggtttttaaaatgcCTCCTCTTTTTGCTGACTGTGTTTGTCTCCCCCTGCAGCCTGGAGATGACATTGTCTTAATGGCTGAGGCTCTAGAGAAGGTATTCCTCCAAAGGGTCACAGAAATGCCTCAGGAAGAAACTGAGATTGTTGTCATGACAGGGAAGGGACGTGGCAGGGGCAGAAGAGAAGGAAGTATGTGATTTTCTGCTTTACCCAATCTTTTTGCTCACAACCTCTGTGAGACTTATATTTAACCAAATGTTTCCTAACCCAGGTCTGAACTTGAAACCGGGGGGCCTCATTGAATCTTCGCCCACGACTCCTCTGACACGCGGTCTGTCAAACCTCTCGGCAGCACCACAGATCAGGGGACCGGTGCCGGGCCCGCCTTCACTACCTCCCCAGCCTTTGATGCAGGCCCTGCCGTCCCACATGCCCCCCCACATGCCCCCACACATGCCACCCCACTTGCCACCCCACATGCCACCCCACATGCCACCCCACATGCCACCCCACATGCCCCCCCACATGCCCTCCCACATGCCCCCCACGTTACCCAGCCATGCGCCACAGCTCGGAGCCCCCTACTCATTGGGCCAATCTGACTGTGCTCCTCAAGTTCCCATGATGACTTCTGTGCCTCCCCCTGCTCAGACCGCGCTTCCCCCAGCATCCATCCAGAATGTTGCACCCATGCTGCAGAACTCCATAACCATGACCAAAGTGAGTGTGATTTACTAAACAGCACAGAAGTTCTTTGAGATGCCAACAGAAATACTGTTTTGAAACGCtggaggggtggaggggggttGAAAAAGTTGTCCAAGCCAATTAAATTATTGCCAATtgccctattatgcaaaatgcactttttccttcttttatacatacatatgtgtccccggtgtgtaaggagactcacagaagtgtgtcagaaaatacagccctctctcttttcctccttacccacatctctaaaaacgggggtacaaacgagctgatccagatttgctgccgttATGACttcataaccaaaatgtgggctggctttacattgaactcctggcaacgtcccgcccatgacacgtctcaacctatcgtccaccatatacagtcgcgagctgaatcccctccgcagcacctctgtatctctgtgcaggatgtctgcaggagggacttagttgttatataatacatataaagtCACGGTTCTACtagtaaacactgagaagtgtttcagaaataatgctggatgtggtttggaagaTAATATGAGGTTTAATCagggcagcgtttagctgagcaTCTCCGTTAGAAAGTTCTCTCTtcacagagagatcatgatgctccaaagaagcgtggccagcttcaggtcagctcttatttaaagcgacagtcacagaatcagcacttcaggagcagggctgaaatagagggggatgaggcatgctacaatggatgatctgtttggtaatttgagcaaaacacttcacagacaagttttgtatagatattgccctacaatatattgtttaactATAGCATATTAGCAGACCTTTAACGATGGATTTGCTTGCCCTTTTACACcatctctctttgttttcacttttatcCAGATAAAAAAGAGCCAGAAAAGGAAAGCTGACACCACGACGCCCACAGCAAACGACCAACTGAGTGAATCTTCACCAGCAGAGTCCAAATCTGGGAAGACACTACCGAGGCGAGAGAGTGCCCGGCCTCCAAAACTGTTGAAAAAGGAGGCTCCCGACTCCCAGCATCACATTGGGATGGTGATGGGACTGAGTGGACCAAGCGGGGGTCATAGCCCCAAACCACAGGATCAGCTAGGATACTGTGCAAGTCTGGTCCGGGAGATGCTGTCCAAGAAGCACGCTGCTTATGCCTGGCCTTTCTACAAACCTGTGGATGTGGCTGCACTGGGACTCCACGATTATCATGACATCATCAAATATCCGATGGACCTCAGCACCATCAAGGTGATGCATCATTCATTATAGTTTCATAACATATTGACAAAGTACTTTCTGGCCTGACAAGAAACTCATTTTCTGAATGTCCTTCACAGGTGAAGCTGGAGAACAGGCAATACCGAGAACCCCAGGAGTTTGCTGCTGACGTACGATTCATGTTTTCTAACTGCTACAAATATAATCCTCCAGACCATGAGGTGGTAGCCATGGCCCGCAAACTACAGGTAAATAAAGTCTGAGCATAACACAAACAATGTTCCTGTGGTAAGAAAGGGAAGGCAAACTTGAATAAATGGACAATTATACATCTTATAGTTAGAAGTCAAAACCataatgtgtgtatccatgTTTTGTAGTGACGCCAGATGTCCAATGCATTAACTAATAGAAAAGTAAACAACCATTAAAGCATGGCACTGGTGACCTTTGCAAGGAAATCTATTTTGGATAAGTTGTATAGCACGTTTGCTTCAAATgcgtaaaaagaaaagaaattagaacacaaagaaataaacaatgctaaagtgtagacatctcaaagaagaaatacaaatgaactgtcattagagaaaagatatatatatatacagttgactatgaagataaataatctataaactgtcagacaagtaaacactatggAAATGAACAacatataaagcaggatattaaagacataatagtgcaatgaatggaatattaaatgtatataaatgtgaaGTATAAAAAGTGAAAGTTGTGTTTTGTCGGGATGCTATTGACGTTTTTGTCGATCACATCTCCCAACTTTCattaatgtttttgtgtctgtgagtATTGAGTCTCTTCTACATGCATacactttgtgtttttgacCTGTTTGTTACTTCCCATTTCATAGGATGTCTTTGAGATGCGTTTTGCCAAGATGCCAGATGAACTGGAGACCAAGCCTCTGGTCCCTGCCCCAGCTCCTGTACTTCACCATCCTGCCCCAGTTAAGCCCCAGCCTCCTTTGGCCCACGTCgcctcctcctcagacagctCCAGTGACTCGTCCTCTGAGTCCGAGTCTTCCACAGATGACTCGGAAGAGGAGAGAGCCCACAGGCTAGCAGAGCTCCAGGAACAGGTCAGTAACCAGAGTAGAATTACGGTGGCCGCAAATGAGTTGTCTGGTCCTTGTTACCCTTTTGTGAGAACTGGTCTTTTCTCTGTATACAGTTGAAGGCTGTCCACGAGCAGTTGGCTGCTTTGTCCCAGCCACAAGCCAGCAAaccaaaaaggaaagagaaggagaaggagaagaaggaaaaggaaaaggaaaaggaaaaggagaagaaaaaagagaagcataAGAAAAAGGGAGCTATGTCTGGCCTTGTTGATGAGATCCAGGATGCAACACCTGTCCCGCATCTCTCCAAGAAGAACAAGACcagtaacaataacaacaaggaGGTGGTATCCAAGAAGAAAGCTAGGTAGGTCTCAAACTTCATCACCTTTCTCCCTGACTTTATGGGTCTCTGTGCAGTTGTGGCCATGGATTCATTTTCGAGTCGTACAATGcataatgttttataattggTAGGGGATTTTATTACATCCTCATCACCTGTGGTAGTTTAAATGTATCTAGTGTTAGTTGTAAGGCATTTGAGCTGTGGTTTCCTAAAGTTATTATGTAAACATAGGCTTGTCACTGTTATAAATCCATACCTTTTACGATTTTGTTCTTCTAGTAAAAAGGATGTGATGAAACTCAATCATCCCGCCAACCTGCCGCCAGTTCCCAGCCTGGAAGACGATCTGGGAGCTGCTGGGTCTTCGGCTTCAGGGGAAAAAGGCAAGCCTATGACGTACGAAGAGAAAAGGCAGCTAAGCTTGGACATCAACAAGCTTCCTGGTGACAAGCTTGGCCGTGTAGTGCACATCatccagtccagagagccttCACTCAAAAACTCAAACCCTGATGAGATCGAGATTGACTTTGAGACGCTAAAGCCTTCCACTCTGCGCGAGCTGGAGAGATATGTGTCTTCCTGCCTCCGCAAGAAGAAAAAGTTTCCAGGTAAGCCACTCTCAGAAACCACCAAGGGGAGTCGGCCCAGAGTGTAAACAGCTGAGTGTGTTATTGTCTTACTGTTTGATGATTTATTGGAAGTGTATGAACACATAGTTGTTACTTTGCAGCAGAGAAGCCAGTGGAGTCCATGGCTACCTCCAAAAAGACTGGATCCTCTTCAGACAGCAGCGGCTCCAGCACAGACAGCGAAGCTGAAGCGACAGGTGACTGACTGCTGAAGTTGACAGTTCACATGgccacaatttaaaaaaaatcaattttttttatttttttttaagtaaatgtttcggtcttcatcttttttttacatttttcaggaaTAATAAAGCATCAGAAGAAGAAGGGCCAGTCTGTGAAGGAGGGGAAGAAGCCTCATCCTCATTTACACATTCAGAGTGGCCCTGCTCAGGCTGGGCTTCATTCCCATATAGCAGGCCTTCAGTCCAACATTCAGATGAAGCAGCAGCATCAGCCCTCCCCCGCAGGGTTCATCGCTCCCCCCGTAGCTGCTCTGGAGTCTTCCCAACTACTGGAAACTAGCTTTGAGTCCCTGCCGCCTTTCGGCCAGCCCCTCATGCATCTGCCCCATCACACAGgcaactcctcctcctcacccgcAGCTCCACATCTCAACGCTCATTCTGCTGGCCCAGTGTCCCCTGAAACCCACCCCTTCCTCAACCAGCATCCCGTCCTCACGTCTCCGGGTAAGGCCATATGTACGctaaagcattttttaattCTAATATTAATTG
The window above is part of the Eleginops maclovinus isolate JMC-PN-2008 ecotype Puerto Natales chromosome 16, JC_Emac_rtc_rv5, whole genome shotgun sequence genome. Proteins encoded here:
- the brd4 gene encoding bromodomain-containing protein 4 isoform X6, coding for MDYKMHAKSNDLLDFQKLDALLEKIAHSVSVKRESSEECNGISGALSVESVPGPRLNWCPANTTTPAPAAPAPARGTEPAPNPVRMGDGLDAAQMSGSNSSSSSGQGQAQQMGNPPPPEYINPNRPKRQTNQLQYLLKVVVKALWKHQFAWPFHIPVDAIKLNLPDYYTIIKIPMDMGTIKRRLENSYYWNAQECIQDFNTMFTNCYIYNKPGDDIVLMAEALEKVFLQRVTEMPQEETEIVVMTGKGRGRGRREGSLNLKPGGLIESSPTTPLTRGLSNLSAAPQIRGPVPGPPSLPPQPLMQALPSHMPPHMPPHMPPHLPPHMPPHMPPHMPPHMPPHMPSHMPPTLPSHAPQLGAPYSLGQSDCAPQVPMMTSVPPPAQTALPPASIQNVAPMLQNSITMTKIKKSQKRKADTTTPTANDQLSESSPAESKSGKTLPRRESARPPKLLKKEAPDSQHHIGMVMGLSGPSGGHSPKPQDQLGYCASLVREMLSKKHAAYAWPFYKPVDVAALGLHDYHDIIKYPMDLSTIKVKLENRQYREPQEFAADVRFMFSNCYKYNPPDHEVVAMARKLQDVFEMRFAKMPDELETKPLVPAPAPVLHHPAPVKPQPPLAHVASSSDSSSDSSSESESSTDDSEEERAHRLAELQEQLKAVHEQLAALSQPQASKPKRKEKEKEKKEKEKEKEKEKKKEKHKKKGAMSGLVDEIQDATPVPHLSKKNKTSNNNNKEVVSKKKASKKDVMKLNHPANLPPVPSLEDDLGAAGSSASGEKGKPMTYEEKRQLSLDINKLPGDKLGRVVHIIQSREPSLKNSNPDEIEIDFETLKPSTLRELERYVSSCLRKKKKFPAEKPVESMATSKKTGSSSDSSGSSTDSEAEATGIIKHQKKKGQSVKEGKKPHPHLHIQSGPAQAGLHSHIAGLQSNIQMKQQHQPSPAGFIAPPVAALESSQLLETSFESLPPFGQPLMHLPHHTGNSSSSPAAPHLNAHSAGPVSPETHPFLNQHPVLTSPALHISMPQQPSRPSHKAAPLHPKPPQQQAAPPQPTLPPQQQQQQPQPQPPQTAAPPPPPPQHQLPPQILHPAQPLHQRPMSPPTLTPQGLLSSQPPQMLLEDDEEPGSTTPLNQVQLYLQQFQQARQPQQSMQSLQAQVRQQQQQQQQQQQQQQQQQPGQISLLQSVQGQSQLPSQTTLPPPQLTIQSQTQPPPSHQAPPQQMPLHQARHMQHAQLQQQQPQQLNYQQAPGLAGQSQGSQHKVSMPTNKAQQVIQQQQQQQQQQQQQPSPRPPKADPYNAGHLRDNPSPLMMHSPQLPQFPPVSHQSPPQNMQPKKRSQGNHGVIKEEKLPPSPVMRGELFNPAMRPDHHKHPDHKPSQTNVKSMDSLRPVIRSSESSGPPSSQQDKEKFKQDSKTPIAPKKVQDVKLKNMGSWASLAQKSTSTPSSAVKSSSDSFEQFRRAAREKEEREKALKAQAEQLEKDRLRREQDKLRGRDDEDIMEPTRRVHEEPRRRLEQQHIQAPSQQHQQQPQQQQQQQQQQQQPPPPQQQQQQEPPPAAIQQPAAPPTPPQSAAQNPLDQQRELARRREQERRRREAMAATIDMNFQSDLMAIFEENLF
- the brd4 gene encoding bromodomain-containing protein 4 isoform X5, which codes for MGDGLDAAQMSGSNSSSSSGQGQAQQMGNPPPPEYINPNRPKRQTNQLQYLLKVVVKALWKHQFAWPFHIPVDAIKLNLPDYYTIIKIPMDMGTIKRRLENSYYWNAQECIQDFNTMFTNCYIYNKPGDDIVLMAEALEKVFLQRVTEMPQEETEIVVMTGKGRGRGRREGSLNLKPGGLIESSPTTPLTRGLSNLSAAPQIRGPVPGPPSLPPQPLMQALPSHMPPHMPPHMPPHLPPHMPPHMPPHMPPHMPPHMPSHMPPTLPSHAPQLGAPYSLGQSDCAPQVPMMTSVPPPAQTALPPASIQNVAPMLQNSITMTKIKKSQKRKADTTTPTANDQLSESSPAESKSGKTLPRRESARPPKLLKKEAPDSQHHIGMVMGLSGPSGGHSPKPQDQLGYCASLVREMLSKKHAAYAWPFYKPVDVAALGLHDYHDIIKYPMDLSTIKVKLENRQYREPQEFAADVRFMFSNCYKYNPPDHEVVAMARKLQDVFEMRFAKMPDELETKPLVPAPAPVLHHPAPVKPQPPLAHVASSSDSSSDSSSESESSTDDSEEERAHRLAELQEQLKAVHEQLAALSQPQASKPKRKEKEKEKKEKEKEKEKEKKKEKHKKKGAMSGLVDEIQDATPVPHLSKKNKTSNNNNKEVVSKKKASKKDVMKLNHPANLPPVPSLEDDLGAAGSSASGEKGKPMTYEEKRQLSLDINKLPGDKLGRVVHIIQSREPSLKNSNPDEIEIDFETLKPSTLRELERYVSSCLRKKKKFPAEKPVESMATSKKTGSSSDSSGSSTDSEAEATGIIKHQKKKGQSVKEGKKPHPHLHIQSGPAQAGLHSHIAGLQSNIQMKQQHQPSPAGFIAPPVAALESSQLLETSFESLPPFGQPLMHLPHHTGNSSSSPAAPHLNAHSAGPVSPETHPFLNQHPVLTSPGKAISLHISMPQQPSRPSHKAAPLHPKPPQQQAAPPQPTLPPQQQQQQPQPQPPQTAAPPPPPPQHQLPPQILHPAQPLHQRPMSPPTLTPQGLLSSQPPQMLLEDDEEPGSTTPLNQVQLYLQQFQQARQPQQSMQSLQAQVRQQQQQQQQQQQQQQQQQPGQISLLQSVQGQSQLPSQTTLPPPQLTIQSQTQPPPSHQAPPQQMPLHQARHMQHAQLQQQQPQQLNYQQAPGLAGQSQGSQHKVSMPTNKAQQVIQQQQQQQQQQQQQPSPRPPKADPYNAGHLRDNPSPLMMHSPQLPQFPPVSHQSPPQNMQPKKQRSQGNHGVIKEEKLPPSPVMRGELFNPAMRPDHHKHPDHKPSQTNVKSMDSLRPVIRSSESSGPPSSQQDKEKFKQDSKTPIAPKKVQDVKLKNMGSWASLAQKSTSTPSSAVKSSSDSFEQFRRAAREKEEREKALKAQAEQLEKDRLRREQDKLRGRDDEDIMEPTRRVHEEPRRRLEQQHIQAPSQQHQQQPQQQQQQQQQQQQPPPPQQQQQQEPPPAAIQQPAAPPTPPQSAAQNPLDQQRELARRREQERRRREAMAATIDMNFQSDLMAIFEENLF